The sequence below is a genomic window from Marmota flaviventris isolate mMarFla1 chromosome 9, mMarFla1.hap1, whole genome shotgun sequence.
CTACATCATCAGTAACATCCTGGGTGTGATCCATCTCCCATGATGGGCCAGAACCCACATGCCTGGGAACTGCTGAATTCAAGTCTGGCCCTAGGCTGGGCATAGACTGGGACTGTGGTTGGGTCTGATGGACAGAGGATCCTGCCAAAGGATCCAACTCTGCCTTAAATCTTCAAGGTCAAGAAATGCCCTCTAAGGAGAGCCTcttctgcccctccctcccattCCCGCCTTCATCCTGGGGGAGTGCTGGTACCGCAGTTTTCCGATGTAACTGTCCCCTCCTCGAGACAAGTCTGTTGGGTCCACAGAGATGAGGTAATTggaagttttgcttttctttctctttcttcctgccaGGAGGAACACCTGAGGGAATGGAGCAAGGTCATGTTCAGACCCAGCTTGTGGTCCACACACAATCATAAGTACCATTCACAAACCCACATTCACACAAATACTGCCTTTGCTTCAACTCCCAAGTGCacatgtgtgcgcacacacacacacactggaaaacACACAGCTCTGTACTAAGCAGGCATGGAGGCTTTGGTTTCTCTGGAGTACTGAGGGGTCAGTATTGAGCTGAGGGTTCCAGTCATTCTAGCTCCCAGGCCCTCAAGCCTGCCTTGCTGAAAACACCTGCCCAGAGCAACCTCACCTTCTTTCCATCCTCACGGTCCAGGTGCAAGAAGTAGGTGGGGTACATGCCCCGGTCCATCCCCTTTTTATCCCGTGTGATGCGGCATTTGATGGTGATTCCCTGGGGTGCTGGCCTCAGGGCAAACTCCTCAAGATCCTGGACCTCAACATCCACTGGTGGCTCTGGGGCTGTTgggctgggggctgaggctgtgtcCTATGAGCAAGGAGAGAAGGCACCTAAGCCCCACCAGCCAAAGCTGGAAGTGTGAGATCCAAATCTGCATCCTGTTGTGGTAGTAGTGGGAGACAGGGCAGGATCCCTGGGATATGGGCCTGGCCATCCTGCCCTAGGGTCAGAGGCTATCTCCTTATCCCTGCCCTCTCTTCAACAGTTCCTAGGGCTAAAGATGGGAATATAAAGGCAGGTCCTCAGACACCCCAGGTCCATAGCTTGGTTGAAGATATTAGGAGGCAGTGTAGAAGGGCAGAAGGGCCCAGTTAGAGAAGCACCTGATAGGCACCAGGTCCTGCCCATGGCCCCAGAAGAGCTATCATGGTATCTCCATCATGTCCTCACACACTTGGTCCACCTCTTCTGGACAGGCAGTCCTCTGAACATTGCCATCCAACTTCTTTCTGAGAAGCTCCTCACTCACCCTGATGGACTTCCTGctagtggcagagctggggcgGGTGTTGCTGTTTAGCTGGGAGGAGCTAGAGCTGTTCTCAtcctcatcttcctcttcctcatcaaAGCTCATGCTGCTGGAGATGCCTGAGGTGAGCAGAAAAACAGGGAGGGATGAGTGAGGAGGATCTACCTTCCAAAGTAGATGTCGTCACATGTGGACATATTCAAACATTGACATCTgtacccagacacacacacagccatatgtacacacacatagtGACATGTACTCCcccacacacagatacacatgaGGAACATTCTCTCAGATGCACACATGAGCTGGGGCTGGTTACAATCCTCAGGATACATCCCCACCACCCAGTTTCAGCTCAGTCCCTGCGTtagctcccctctcctctctaGCAATAGCGTTACCCCCACCTCTTGTGCATCACAGCCTATCTGCGCTGAGCCTTCACAGGGAACCTCTATTCTGACCTTGAGCCTATTAGAGGCCTTGCCTGGCTTGGGCCATAGACTCTGCCAGGGAAAAGGCCTCAGCTTCTCCCTCAGCATGGTGTGCAGGGCCACATACTTCTCACCTTTCCCAGCCTGCTCTGAGCCTCTATCTCAGCTTTCTCCACATTCCCCTCCCCTGCCTGGAATGCCACCCATCTCTCAAATTGTCTCAACATCCCTTTCTCCAAAAAGCTATCCTTGAGTAGATTTCTCACAATGTGGGTGGCACTGCCAGGCTTCTTCTGTCTGCCACATTGCACCAGGGCTCATGGTGGGGAAACTGGGCAGCAGGTTTTATGCCTTGCCTCTTAGcatcctggccctgctccctctagCTCAACAGACAAAGGGGCAActcctttcaaaatttttttctaggaagcaaaagggaaagaaaatctgCCCCCAAAACCTGGGCTTCCTGGGAGCATGAGATAGGGCTGGAATGTGGGTTGGTTATCCTAGTTCATAGTTTCCCTTAACTTGGCCTTATCAAGGCCCCTGTCCCATACTTGTCATTTGTCCCCAGGTATGTCCCCTCCCCCATGGTCAGGGAGGAGCTGGACTTGACCCAGGAAGGCCATGCTCCCAGAGAAGGGTGCACCTGAGAAACTGGGACTGAGCTTTGGTTCCAATTGGGCCCCCACGGGGCTCACCCTTCCTCTGCATCGTGGCACGCAGGTCCTGCTGGCTGGACAGGGTGCCCCCACCAGCTGCTGTCTCCCCTGCATCCTGCGCGTGGTCTGATTGGCCCACAGTCAGGATCTGCACTGGGCCTTGGGCCTCAGACTTGTCTTCTGCCAGTGCTGCTGGCCCGCCGGTGCCTGTAGGCCAGACACTCCTGAGTCACGtccaggagggagaagagggcctGGATTCTCAGACGTCCATGAAGGGAGTGAGGGATGAGTGAGAGGAGACCCTCTGCAAAACTTTACTcacaaaactgatttttaaaaaaactaacaacTGCTGTCAGCCTGTTAATGATTGGTAAGCTGTGAAGGAATATGGGCTTTAATTCTTCTGCTCTTCCCCACATTAATTACCAAGAGTTGATCTGAAATACCCCACATGCTTAAGACAGACAGCAGCCATCTACAAAACCAATTGCACAGTAGAAAAAACAACGTGGAAAACAAGGATTGATCCAGACCACAGTTCATAGTTGAGGCCAACAATCACTCACAGACATGGCCAGCTACAAGTTATCAGTGCTTATATTCTCTGACTCTGtttctgtctgtgtctgtctgtctgtctctctcacacacactcagggTAACTCACATACATCATTAAAAACATAGGAGGGCCCTTGAGAAAAGATTGGTTTTCATACACTGCCTTTTTAGGCAGAGGATCTCCCATCCCACGTCAATCTTGCTGCACGACAGCTTCAGACACAGAAGCAAGGCCTAGCTTACACTGGTGGCAGCTGCCCTGCCTAGCTGAGCTATGCTCAAAGTGATGCAGCCAGCTCCAGAAGCCCAGGGACCCTGACATACCACTGTCCAACTATGATTCAGTGGCCTGGAAATCACTGCCCATCACCCAGGGTTGAGGAAATGGGGTGTCTAGCCAGGAGCCAGAACTTGGGGCAGGAGCTGCCATCACTGTTCATGACCTCTGGGGATCTTTGTTGTACAGAGAAGAGCAGAGGGAACAGACTGCTCTTTGGCTCAGAGGGTGGAACTGGGGCTAGAGCAGGGAGTAGAGTGCAAGAGCAAATAGCAAATGCTGCACAAGCATGGGGCAGGCTGCAAGAGATATAGTGAGCCCCCACTGAAGGGAATGTCCTGGCTCAAGCGTCAGGATGGAGGGAGCTTGGGTCAAGGCATGGCAGAAGGGAGGGGTGATCCTGGGCAACAGCTGAACTGAACTTCAGTTCCTGGCAGTATGGAGAGTCTGCCCATACTCACAGGCCAGCCCACATACCCCGTGAACTGGACAAGGTCTGTTGGCCATTCTATATCACTGAGACTGCTCACCCCAGACCTTGCCTCCAAGTTAGGAAGGGAAGCTACCCTTGACCTCATGGCGGTGGAGGGGCAGGCAGGCCTATTGGGGAGGACTGTGGAGCAGGCAAGCTAACCTTTGTgctttcccttcttctccttcctagAGACCCCACTCTGGCCCCCAGATGCAGCAGCTGCCTTGGTTTTCTTGGTTGAGGCTGGTGCTGTTGGGTGGGCAGCTCCCAGCTGCACACTGGCAAGTGAGTCGGCCTCTTGAACTGCTCAGGAGAGAacccaaaacagagaaaaagaatcgGATATTAGGTGAGGCTAGAGTTTCCACTGGAATATACTTCCTACCCCTACTCCCACCTGGGCCCCTGTGCCACTTTTTGTGCCCAGAGTCAGACCCACTCATTTCTACCATACAAAAATGCTGGGCAGGGCATGCTGGTGCCACCATCAGCCCAGTGTGATGATGTTAATGGCAGGCCAAAGCCATGCTTAGTCAGCAAAGTTCTGGTCCAACACACTATTCTGAGCCTGAACAGGGGTAGAATGTGTCCATGAAAATATGCACCAGGGAAAATAGCAGAAGAGAATGCAAAGGCTGCATCTTCTGGCAGGAACCACAGCCAGGTCAAGTACTCTAAGGATCCTGCACAAGCCCTCAGGTGTCAGGCCCGTGGGAACATGGAATATGGAGCACCTGTGGGATACAAAGAACTCCACACACCTGGGAGGAAGTCTCAGAAAGGTAACAGCTGGTGGCCTCCATGTTCTCCACATGGCAAAACTCCAATATGCTCGAAATCCACAAATAGTTTCTGATTGAACTTAAGATAAAAACCAACAGTGTCCTGCACATCTGGCTCCTCCATATCCCTTTCCCTTGGTCTAACCACACATTCAACCACCTGGAGCCAGGAGTTCCAGCCACAGCAGGCTTTCTCATGCACATGCTGTACTCCCCTGTGTCACAGGGCCCTTGCTCTGGCTGTCCCCACTACCTGTACTGCCTCTGCTGCCTGATTAACTCCCACTCATCCTGCAGATCTCAGTTCAGAGAAGTTGTCCACAGCTCCCTAGTCAGAGCAGCTGCCCTGTCATCCCCTCATTGAGCCAATCTCTTTCCACAGAGCACAGCTGTCACCTATTTAACACTTTCCTCACCTGGATCATAAGAGCAGGACTACACCCACCTGTGCTGCCTAGAAACCACTGTCTCTAATCCAGAGCCTGACACCAAGtaggtcctcaataaatatttaagaaatgaatgaatgtgtagAATGAACAAATACAGCCAATATAAGGTCAAACACCTTACTGGGATAAACCATGTCAAACTCCCTTGGGATGATCCTGTAGTTAACACTCAGAGCCAGCAGAGGGCAGAGCAAGAGGCAGCTGATGCCATTGGAGGGGTGGGGGTAGTCTCAGAAACCAGCGCCCAGGGCAGCCAGCCAGCTGATAGCAGCCTACCAGAGCTTTGTCTACCACTCAGAGCTGGAGAAAGATTCAGCCCCCAGTCAAGCACAGGGGAATACACTTCACAGATATCAAATGTCCCTATAGGGAAGGCCCTTGAAGGCCTGGACTGGTCTGGAGTCTTAGCAGGGAACAGCAATCAGCTGGTTTTGGACATGCTGGAACACTCTACAGTTCCTTCAATTTTCAAAGCCCTAAGACAGATTTTTTCCTTATTGGATAGTGGAGAATACAGACCTGGAGACCACAAGTGACTTGCCCACAGTCACAAGTGAGCAGGTAATGGAGTGGTAGGACCAGAAACTCTATTCTAGCCATGCATGACCCCAGAGGTGCTCCCCTGCTCTTACTGCAGTCTCCTGCCAGCCTGGCACCACCTCACCCAGTCAGGATTTAAAAGACACTGCCAAAGGCCTCTATATCAGGGACTCCTCAAAATGTAGCCTCTGGCACAAAGTTTCAGGGCCCCAAATCATGGGTGCAGGCTCCCATCTCACATGCAATCCTGATGGCTCAGATGCTTGGCAAGGCTGGAGCTGTGATGCCTACATGGCAGCAGGTGAGGCTCCATAGAACCCAGGACAGTGGCTGCCTTCTCTGTAGGGCACCATCTTGGAACGGCACTCAGAGGGGAAGTGGAGAAGAGGCTGTCAGGAAGGGCCAGTTCCATGAGGAGCAGCTGGGGCTGCCTGAGAGCTGGGCTGAGGTCCCTGAAGGGGATCCTGAAGGGCCTCTCACATGGAGTACAGATATTTTAAGTGTGGCCAGGATGCTGTACACAGGGAAATTACCAGGAAGGAGTATCTTAACAGGGAGGCAACATAACATGGTGGAAAGACCTTTTAGTATCAAAGTCTAATCTGTGACCAGCAGCACACTGTGAATATGTTGTGGAGCCCCATCCAAGCCCAGGCCTTGTCAAACATGGGGTTAGTGAGTCACTGAGGATGAAATGATAATGCAGGTAAAGCACCTAGCCCCATGCTTAGCCCTAGCAAATGTCCAAAGACAACTTCTATGATTAAAAATGAAGTGGTTTTCTTCTAATTCATATGGTTGCTGCCCTCTAAAGCACAGACTAGGGGAGTGTGGTGAGCTAAGGGCTGTTATAGTAACACAGAGAACCTGAGaaactctgaggcaggaggacaaagCCAGCAGTTAGATGGAGGTTAGTCCTGAGATAAGGAAACTACCAGCAGCTACATGTGGCTGGAGGCTCCAGGTCAGAAAGAAGCCACAGAGGGAGGGAACATTATGGTTGCTAAGGTTCTTCCTACCTGCAAGTCAGATGCCTGCAATCTTCTCACAGGTACTACTGCATTTGGAATAGCCACCTGCATGACCAGCACCATACCAGCAGGGGGCAGTGACAACTCAGTCTTCCTCTATCTCAGAGACCAACCCACTATCTGGCCTGGCATATTCAACCTAACCCAAGCAGAAGTGAGGGTCCTAGATGCAGGGATATAAGGGAGCCATCCCTCTGCAGGATAAGTGGTAGAGAATTCCCCCAAAGTGGGCTCTGCTGAGAACAGAGAGTGTAAGGAGGGGAGCAGAAGACTACTGGTCACTACAGCTCTGAAGAAGTCCTGAGCCAGGGACAGTGACCTACAGGCCAGAAGTCAGATAGACTGAAGGTATAGAGAGCTCAAGATGGGAAGGAAACAGGTATTTGTGCCCTGATACCCTAGCTGGTGTGGTGCGCAATGCTGAGAGAGATTCCTCTCAGGAGAGAATGGAGGAGAGAAGCAGGCTCTGTTCTACTTTTAAGAGCTGCCTCCTGATCTCAAATATTCCACATCAGAAACCTGGAAATTTGAACTTCCAGATTCGTTTTTAGCCTTCTGGCCCCAGCATCTGACAAGGCCAAAGGCTTGGTGTCTCTAACCCACCCCACTCAGCTGTCCACCTAGGCTGGGTGACATACTCAGCTTGGACAAACCCAATAGGATAAACCCCTCACCTACCCAGGTCAGCAGAAAGCCCCTGAGGGGCTCTCTAAAGCCATGCTGGGGTGTGGAGCCTCAATGCAGGAGTCTCCCAGGCTGGCTGTCCCTGGGGCAGGAAGCAGGGTGTACCTTGGTAACTGGTGCTGCCAGCACTGCTGAGGTAGGACTCCACCAGGGGGGCTTGTTCCTCTGACTGCCGGGCCCGCCGGCTCCGGGGTCGTCCATCTGCATTGGCCTGCACCATCAGGGGCTCCTGGCGCTTCTTCTTCTGCTTCTGTTCCAGCAGGGCCCGCTATAGAGGCACGCGGAAGACACAGAGGTGAGttgtccccccacccacccctgcctccACCAGGAGGGCTCCCACAGCGGGGTAAGAGAGAGTGCCCTGCTGACTGGGTTGGGTGTCAAGGCCTTATGTCCTCAGCGTCCCCAAACTTGGGGTCCAGGAAAGGGTGGCACAACTCAGGCCTGGCTATCTTGGAAGACCACAGCACAGCAACTCAGCCCTCCAAATGCAATTGTCCAGGCTGCCTCCCTGGCAGAAGCCTCACCTAGGCTGGGTGACATACTCAGCTTGGACAAACCCAACAGGATAAACCCCTCACCTACCCAGGTCAGCAGAAAGCCCCTGAGGGGCTCTCTAAAGCCATGCTGGGATGTGGAGCCTCAGTGCAGGAGTCTCCCAGGCTCCCTTCTTCCCCATCTGATAGGAACATCCAGGGACCATGGA
It includes:
- the Tub gene encoding LOW QUALITY PROTEIN: tubby protein homolog (The sequence of the model RefSeq protein was modified relative to this genomic sequence to represent the inferred CDS: deleted 2 bases in 1 codon), which produces MGARTTLSSFWVHSFAETGILSPGGIPQPMGSRHSKQHRKPGPLKRGHRRDRRTTRRKYWKEGREIAGVLDDEGSNLRQQKLDRQRALLEQKQKKKRQEPLMVQANADGRPRSRRARQSEEQAPLVESYLSSAGSTSYQVQEADSLASVQLGAAHPTAPASTKKTKAAAASGGQSGVSRKEKKGKHKGTGGPAALAEDKSEAQGPVQILTVGQSDHAQDAGETAAGGGTLSSQQDLRATMQRKGISSSMSFDEEEEDEDENSSSSSQLNSNTRPSSATSRKSIRDTASAPSPTAPEPPVDVEVQDLEEFALRPAPQGITIKCRITRDKKGMDRGMYPTYFLHLDREDGKKVFLLAGRKRKKSKTSNYLISVDPTDLSRGGDSYIGKLRSNLMGTKFTVYDNGVNPQKASSSTLESGTLRQELAAVCYETNVLGFKGPRKMSVIVPGMNMVHERVSIRPRNEHETLLARWQNKNTESIIELQNKTPVWNDDTQSYVLNFHGRVTQASVKNFQIIHGNDPDYIVMQFGRVAEDVFTMDYNYPLCALQAFAIALSSFDSKLACE